A stretch of DNA from Odontesthes bonariensis isolate fOdoBon6 chromosome 5, fOdoBon6.hap1, whole genome shotgun sequence:
gtgatgcaaatgtattactctgttgaacgcttattgttttgagaagcaaaacgctttattttctaaaccccagccaactagccggactacttttgtcaacgccaaaacgaggctggaactctgctcacaggacgcagcaggggggaagaagatgttcataaatgatgttgctgatatgggatgtcatacagcttcatcaAAAGAGGGGAACTATCCCTTTACTGACAAGTTTTGTCTAACAAGcgatttttattattatttatttttttatttttatttttttagttatttatttattttttgtccctCCGTGTTCTAGAAAATGACCAGTTCACTGGAAAAAGTCGTGGCCCAGAAGAAGGAGGCCATTGAGGCAGCGATGGATATGTTTGAGAGGGGGGCCGAGGTGTTGGCCAGTGCTGTGGGGGAGCTGTTTCCCCTCTGTGAGGCAGCCGCTCCGGTTCTGCGGCTGGCCTTGGACAACGTCCAGAGCAAAGAGGTCTTTTACGTCAAAGAGCAGTTTCTGACGGTGAGGAACAAGCTTGACGTGCTCTCCAGCCAGCTGGAGGACATCGACTGCGAGATCAAGAAGGGGAGGCTGGACTCGCAGTACTTCCTGGTGGAGGAGAACGTTAGGAACCAGTTTCGGAAGTACATGGATATTCTGGAGGCAAAGCAGCAGTTCAGGGAGGTGAAGACGAAGCTTTTTTTGGAGCACTTTGCCAAAACTGGAGGAGAGAAGAACCTGTTTGTGCTCTATGACGCTCTGATGGGGACAAACAGCTTCGGACAGTCGATTTTAGAGGTGGTGGAGACGTAAGTTGGTGTTttacatcatatttatctgaacaCTGGGCTTGTTTGGTTTataagcagagatgggaccaagtcacacatgtacaagtctcaagtcttagctttcaagtttcaagtaagtcccaagtaatttttttttgatcaagtcgtcaaagtcaagtcaccttatttttgcattttacctgcagaatctgatcttaataaagtgaaaagacaagatataagtaactgtcccccacccccaccccgtatcatatcaagctaactaccgactatgctaacaggataatattagctaatttgacgagcacttactggtcagaatggatcttcaaatgacggacaaagttggaagttgtcgtctggctgtctgagatgttgatgccgcatgtcttgcactgtgctgttcgtcttttgccgtcaaaatggtaattacgaaagccgaagtctctccaataaacacgtaaGGTACGTAGAGGGGGCatggctgattgacagggtagggatccaatcatgacgccattctcagcctgcgctcctaccgggtaatcaatgttattttttaaattaattaattctatattcaaactgaaaacatgcactgaataacactcaagtcatcgtgtctcaagtcaagtcccgagtctttaacttccaagtccgagtctcaaatcatcaaaacagcgactcgagtcgactcaagtccaaggctgtgttcgaaaccgcatactactcctactactcatactgacattaactttttttaagttcccggatgcattctAGATTCGCTgtaatgttgggtatgcatcatgaggtcactactcatactcaaactacccaagatgcaacgtaacgtgacgtcgccgatcgtcatttcctgtcaaaacggcagtttcaagctagctacaacgagggtaggttcagttcctgttttcaaaacaaaacaacctattgtatggtaatggctttacctctgataaaaggcaacgggtgttttattttgtgaaaataaccggaagtgcgttactcactgcggctagctttagtagcgccgaattcgtgggaacaaaactgtaaacagccggtattttgtcaggttttcaacacgttggggatctaaacgactactttctcacctgaaatgtttcaaatgttgctaaagtttacagagtttagagcttaagcgaaatcagcttcaggccggctgatttcggctcgggcaggagcgaaatgcattgtgggtaaacgctctgcatactgtctgatcgatgaatatgtagtaggcggtttcgaacacagcccaggtcacagtgacttgagtccccatctctgtttataagtgtctGGATTATTGAAAATCGAAGTTACAAACGAACTGTTTTGCAGGTACGTGGCGAGGAACCGCCGTCTCCTGGAAGACTTCTGCGTGAGGATGAAGGAGCTCTTTTGCTTGGGTTTGATCGCTCTGCTGGGCCACTGCGCCTTAACCCTGCAGAGCCAAGAGGAAGAGCAGGACAAAATCCAAGAGTGGAGCGGCAAAATCGAAGAAGTGGAGTCCAGGATGAAGACGACTATAGAGTCCTGTGTGGCTGCCTTCCCAGAGCAAGCCAAGTTAGACGCCCAACGCCTCCTGAAAGAGAAGGAAGAGGAAAGCCTGCAGGGCACGACTCAGCAGCTCCTGGATTTCTTGGTGAAGAAGTACGACTGGGTCAGCTGGTCAGTGCGACTGATCAACCATTCGGGCAGCACCTACCGGAACTGGCGCGCCGGCGAGCATTTCCACCACGTGGCCGGACGGAACTGGTTCGAGGTGCTTCAGGTGAACAACATCAACCTGGTGGTCTCCTACAGCACCAAGCCCCAGCCGGTGCCCCGCGACTGCATCCAGCAGGTGATGGAGGGCCAGGGGAGGAAGGGCAACGCCCCGGCCGTGGTGGAGGCGCTGGAGAAGCAGCTGTGCGGGTTCGTCGTTCACGCCGTCAGCCGCCACAAGCAGTCTGCAGCTGCGTGGAGCTTTCCCGAAGACTGTCACTACTGGGAGAGGCACAAGAATGTGGCCATTTGTGTGCACTCAGAGTAAAGCTGAGGAGTTCAGTTCTGCAGGACTCTGCAGCAGCGGCACGCGTATAAACG
This window harbors:
- the rpz6 gene encoding rapunzel 6 isoform X1, whose amino-acid sequence is MWTPLSSAANERTVGIFLVLKRKKKKLVCSCWSSSGVKEKHRLSIQKMTSSLEKVVAQKKEAIEAAMDMFERGAEVLASAVGELFPLCEAAAPVLRLALDNVQSKEVFYVKEQFLTVRNKLDVLSSQLEDIDCEIKKGRLDSQYFLVEENVRNQFRKYMDILEAKQQFREVKTKLFLEHFAKTGGEKNLFVLYDALMGTNSFGQSILEVVETYVARNRRLLEDFCVRMKELFCLGLIALLGHCALTLQSQEEEQDKIQEWSGKIEEVESRMKTTIESCVAAFPEQAKLDAQRLLKEKEEESLQGTTQQLLDFLVKKYDWVSWSVRLINHSGSTYRNWRAGEHFHHVAGRNWFEVLQVNNINLVVSYSTKPQPVPRDCIQQVMEGQGRKGNAPAVVEALEKQLCGFVVHAVSRHKQSAAAWSFPEDCHYWERHKNVAICVHSE
- the rpz6 gene encoding rapunzel 6 isoform X2, whose translation is MTSSLEKVVAQKKEAIEAAMDMFERGAEVLASAVGELFPLCEAAAPVLRLALDNVQSKEVFYVKEQFLTVRNKLDVLSSQLEDIDCEIKKGRLDSQYFLVEENVRNQFRKYMDILEAKQQFREVKTKLFLEHFAKTGGEKNLFVLYDALMGTNSFGQSILEVVETYVARNRRLLEDFCVRMKELFCLGLIALLGHCALTLQSQEEEQDKIQEWSGKIEEVESRMKTTIESCVAAFPEQAKLDAQRLLKEKEEESLQGTTQQLLDFLVKKYDWVSWSVRLINHSGSTYRNWRAGEHFHHVAGRNWFEVLQVNNINLVVSYSTKPQPVPRDCIQQVMEGQGRKGNAPAVVEALEKQLCGFVVHAVSRHKQSAAAWSFPEDCHYWERHKNVAICVHSE